A single window of Anaerocolumna chitinilytica DNA harbors:
- a CDS encoding AraC family transcriptional regulator, producing MGNFEKLGYLKDDFRIFHLVDSEKKEFNFHYHDFNKIMIFLSGNLNYTVEGRNYSLKPYDILLVNAGEVHRPVCLDNSAYERIIVYVSTDFLAAYKAEDYDLSYCFEKARTEHSNVLRIPSMDKSKLFHVCRELELSFKDNDFARELYQKILFLEFMIQLNRTVIANHVNYLNSDMTNDKLLAIIDYINAHLTEDITIDTLANTFYLNRYYLMHFFKEHTGYTVGNYITEKRLLLARHYVQAGYTSTEACYQSGFKNYSTFSRAFKKAFKTMPKNALFID from the coding sequence ATGGGGAATTTTGAGAAGCTTGGATACCTAAAAGATGACTTTCGGATATTCCATCTGGTTGACAGTGAGAAAAAAGAATTCAATTTCCATTATCATGACTTTAATAAAATAATGATCTTTTTATCCGGCAACCTAAATTATACGGTAGAAGGCAGGAATTACAGTTTAAAGCCTTATGACATTCTTCTCGTAAATGCCGGTGAAGTTCACCGACCGGTATGCCTTGATAATTCAGCATATGAAAGAATCATCGTATATGTGTCAACTGATTTTCTAGCTGCTTATAAAGCTGAGGATTATGATCTAAGTTATTGTTTCGAAAAAGCCCGAACCGAGCATTCCAATGTACTTCGTATTCCTTCTATGGATAAATCCAAGCTCTTTCATGTATGCCGTGAGTTGGAGCTTTCCTTTAAAGATAATGATTTTGCCAGAGAACTCTACCAAAAGATATTATTTCTGGAATTCATGATTCAGCTTAACCGTACGGTTATCGCTAATCACGTAAACTATTTGAACAGTGATATGACAAATGATAAACTTCTGGCTATTATTGATTATATCAATGCTCATCTGACTGAAGATATCACAATTGATACTTTGGCTAATACTTTCTATTTAAACCGCTATTATCTAATGCACTTTTTCAAGGAACATACCGGATATACCGTAGGTAATTATATAACGGAGAAGCGGCTTCTTCTTGCAAGACATTATGTTCAAGCAGGTTATACCTCGACCGAGGCCTGCTACCAGAGTGGTTTTAAGAATTACTCAACCTTTTCACGGGCCTTTAAAAAAGCCTTTAAAACCATGCCAAAGAATGCTCTGTTTATTGATTAG
- a CDS encoding ABC transporter ATP-binding protein has product MQKAVLTTNKLSKTFSNKGLQQHVLKNLDLMIYEGDFTVIMGSSGAGKSTLLYALSGMDKPTLGEIRFHDQEISRLSNDNLAVFRRKNCGFVFQQIYLLDNMSLLDNVLASGLLLTNNKKELAERTKKLFLAVGLTESLWNKFPSQLSGGEAQRAGIVRALVNNPAVLFADEPTGALNSTSGIAVLNVLTDVNKKGQSIVMVTHDLKSALRGNRIIYLKDGAICGECILGSYLEEDTKRAEILHSFLNEMGW; this is encoded by the coding sequence ATGCAAAAAGCAGTCTTAACAACAAATAAACTCAGTAAAACTTTCTCTAATAAGGGTCTTCAGCAGCATGTGCTCAAAAATCTGGATTTAATGATTTATGAAGGGGATTTTACTGTAATCATGGGCTCTTCCGGTGCCGGTAAATCAACACTTTTATATGCCCTGTCCGGTATGGATAAGCCAACCCTTGGAGAAATCCGCTTTCATGACCAGGAGATATCCCGGTTAAGCAATGATAATCTGGCAGTCTTTCGTCGTAAGAATTGCGGCTTTGTGTTTCAGCAGATATACCTTTTAGACAATATGAGCCTTCTTGATAACGTCCTTGCCAGCGGCTTGTTATTGACAAATAATAAAAAAGAGCTTGCAGAAAGAACAAAAAAATTATTTCTCGCTGTAGGTTTGACTGAAAGCTTATGGAATAAGTTTCCTTCTCAATTATCCGGAGGGGAAGCACAACGTGCCGGGATTGTCCGGGCACTTGTTAATAACCCCGCTGTTCTCTTTGCCGATGAACCTACAGGTGCCTTAAACTCCACCTCCGGTATCGCCGTATTGAATGTTCTGACAGACGTGAATAAAAAGGGCCAAAGTATTGTTATGGTAACACATGATCTGAAATCAGCGCTTCGGGGCAACCGAATTATTTATCTCAAAGACGGAGCTATCTGCGGTGAATGTATACTTGGCAGCTATCTGGAAGAAGATACAAAGAGGGCTGAAATACTTCACTCCTTCTTAAACGAAATGGGGTGGTAA
- a CDS encoding response regulator transcription factor: MKYDCLIVDDEIPLSQSTCEYFTMFDVKTTWVADADSCLAFFSDNQTDVILLDINLGNDSGFALCKKLRQITDVPILFISARTSDDDVLLALGIGGDDYISKPYSLNILLAKVKAILKRYQNISSDELTFGDFTVNLHLERVFCKREDLGLKTMEYKLLSYLVKNKGRIISKEELFSNVWGDSITGDGTLNVHIRRIREKIETAPNNPRYIRTIWGTGYIFED, encoded by the coding sequence TTGAAATACGATTGCCTAATAGTAGATGATGAAATACCCTTATCACAAAGTACCTGCGAGTACTTTACCATGTTTGACGTAAAAACCACCTGGGTAGCGGATGCTGACTCCTGTCTTGCTTTTTTTTCCGATAATCAGACAGATGTTATACTACTTGATATCAATCTTGGCAATGATTCTGGCTTTGCTTTGTGTAAAAAGCTACGCCAAATTACTGACGTCCCTATTCTCTTTATCAGTGCCAGGACCAGTGATGATGATGTTCTTCTTGCCCTTGGCATAGGCGGTGACGATTATATCAGCAAACCTTACTCCTTAAATATTCTGCTGGCCAAGGTTAAAGCAATTCTTAAGCGCTATCAGAATATATCCTCTGACGAATTGACCTTCGGTGATTTTACTGTTAATCTTCATCTGGAACGGGTATTTTGTAAAAGGGAGGATTTAGGACTTAAGACGATGGAGTACAAGTTACTCTCCTATCTTGTTAAAAACAAAGGTCGCATTATCTCCAAGGAAGAGCTCTTTAGTAATGTATGGGGTGATTCCATCACCGGTGACGGTACCTTAAATGTACATATACGTCGCATTCGTGAAAAGATTGAAACTGCCCCTAATAACCCCCGTTATATACGAACAATCTGGGGAACCGGTTATATCTTTGAAGACTAA
- a CDS encoding HAMP domain-containing sensor histidine kinase has product MKLKTYAITLLLLFFSGIACAIYLTSRPVDNRMDNIAVNDIVSDIRADWSFLQYPNYILPGLSYGMDYTVIDNNGVLLATTRQGLSENENSAILHRDTIITITDTKDVVLGKIIFYNNSQKQLKEFKENLLFLFLVLILIVFLSVSLILYSIHRRILNPFRSLKSFAENIADGNLDIPLTMDKGNTFGAFTESFDLMRTQLATARENERLATISKKELVASLSHDIKTPIASIKAIAELMSVTALDNKTRQYLDTINAKADQINLLINNMFHATLEELNELKVTTVEIPSHAVYDMIQDADYRHLTVTTPIPDCLIIADPLRLTQVLDNIISNSYKYSGTGIHVQFELTDSLIISIADSGPGVLPEELPLLKQKYYRGKNALKQQGSGIGLYISDYFMDKMQGTLQCKNKKDGFIVELSLSLA; this is encoded by the coding sequence ATGAAGCTTAAAACCTATGCAATAACATTGCTGTTATTATTCTTTTCGGGAATTGCCTGCGCCATTTATCTAACCTCTCGGCCTGTGGACAATCGCATGGATAATATCGCTGTTAATGATATTGTATCTGATATCAGAGCTGATTGGAGTTTTTTACAATATCCCAACTACATTTTACCGGGACTCTCCTATGGCATGGATTATACAGTTATTGACAATAACGGAGTCCTTCTTGCAACCACCAGACAAGGTCTTTCTGAAAATGAGAATTCTGCCATACTACATAGGGATACCATTATAACGATTACAGATACAAAAGATGTCGTACTTGGCAAAATCATTTTCTATAATAATTCTCAAAAGCAATTGAAAGAGTTTAAAGAGAACCTTCTCTTTCTGTTTTTGGTTTTAATCTTAATTGTGTTTCTATCTGTCTCCTTAATTCTTTATTCCATACATAGAAGGATTTTAAATCCTTTTCGTTCCTTAAAAAGCTTTGCTGAAAACATTGCTGACGGTAATCTGGATATTCCCCTTACCATGGATAAAGGCAATACTTTTGGTGCCTTTACAGAAAGCTTTGACCTGATGAGAACCCAGCTTGCTACAGCTAGAGAAAATGAAAGGCTGGCAACCATCAGTAAGAAAGAACTGGTGGCTTCTTTAAGCCATGATATCAAGACTCCCATAGCCTCCATAAAAGCAATTGCCGAGCTTATGAGTGTCACTGCCCTTGATAATAAAACCCGCCAGTATCTTGACACAATCAATGCAAAAGCCGACCAGATTAATCTCTTAATCAATAATATGTTCCATGCAACTCTGGAAGAATTAAACGAATTAAAGGTCACAACTGTTGAGATTCCCAGCCACGCAGTCTATGATATGATACAAGATGCAGACTATAGGCATTTGACCGTAACGACACCAATTCCCGACTGTTTGATTATTGCCGATCCGCTTCGCTTGACACAGGTACTTGACAACATTATAAGTAACTCCTATAAATATTCAGGTACCGGTATTCATGTTCAGTTTGAACTTACTGACTCTTTAATTATTAGTATAGCTGATAGCGGACCAGGTGTTCTGCCAGAAGAACTTCCCCTTTTAAAGCAAAAATACTATCGGGGTAAAAATGCCTTAAAACAGCAAGGTTCCGGTATTGGGTTATATATTTCCGATTATTTTATGGACAAGATGCAAGGCACTCTTCAATGTAAAAATAAGAAAGATGGCTTTATTGTAGAACTTAGCCTCTCCCTAGCTTAA